GGAATACAAGCACATTGTGCAAAAAGATCTCTGGAAATGGAAATATGGAGTGCGAAATCATGTGGCGCTGTCCAGGGCGGAGGGTGGTAAATTGAGAGCCTTGGCCACTATTGGAAACATTGTGCGGCTCATGTGGGCCCATGATGTTCCCTTACGGCTGCAGATTCCGCTCTTTTGGGCAGGCATAAACGGATTCTTTTTTAACTACCGAAAATGCATAACGTATCCCGTAACAGAAATCCCATGAGCGGTTCTGATGTTGACGACTTTCAGGTTCTTTCGAGACCTGTAACATCCGCTGGAAATGGAACAGGCGAATGCTGCTGATAATCGGAGGAGGGCCGTGCGGCTTAGGCGCTGCGTGGAGACTGCAGGAATTAGAAATATCCGACTGGCTACTTTTCGAAAAAGAGGATTACTGGGGAGGGCTTTCCGCGTCCTTTGTCGATTCCGAAGGCTATGTTTGGGATGTGGGCGGCCATGTTCTCTTCAGCCATTATGAGTACTTCGACCGCGTTTTGGATACGGTGATTCCCGCAGAAACCGGTTGGGTTCATCACGAACGCGAATCCTGGATTCGGATTGCAGATCGATGGGTTCCCTACCCGTTCCAGATGAATATTCATCATCTGGACGAAGCCGATTTTCTCAAATGCGTCAACGGCATTATAGAGGTGCTGAAATCCGGGAACAATTCCAGCCCTCGCAATTTTTCCGAATGGATAATCGCTACTTTTGGCGAAGGCCTCGCAGAAATCTTCTTGCGCCCCTATAACTGGAAAGTATGGGGTTTTCCGCTTGATACCATGTCCTGGAAATGGGTCGGCGAGCGAGTGGCACCGGTAAATCTGTCCCGGATAATCGAAAATTACGTGTATAAACGGGACGATGTTGCGTGGGGACCGAACAATAAATTTCGCTTTCCTTTGCACGGTGGCACGGGTGCAATCTGGAGATCGGTTGCAGCCTCGTTGCCGTCCGACAAGCTTGGTCTTTCCCGGGAGCTGATTCGCATCGATCTTGACAGGCGAAAAGCTTTCTTCAAATCAGGTTCGGTCATCGACTATGACACTATGATAACGTCCATTGGATTGCCGCAGTTATGCAGGATTGCAGGGATAGAATCAAAATTCC
The sequence above is a segment of the Desulfomonile tiedjei DSM 6799 genome. Coding sequences within it:
- a CDS encoding protoporphyrinogen/coproporphyrinogen oxidase codes for the protein MLLIIGGGPCGLGAAWRLQELEISDWLLFEKEDYWGGLSASFVDSEGYVWDVGGHVLFSHYEYFDRVLDTVIPAETGWVHHERESWIRIADRWVPYPFQMNIHHLDEADFLKCVNGIIEVLKSGNNSSPRNFSEWIIATFGEGLAEIFLRPYNWKVWGFPLDTMSWKWVGERVAPVNLSRIIENYVYKRDDVAWGPNNKFRFPLHGGTGAIWRSVAASLPSDKLGLSRELIRIDLDRRKAFFKSGSVIDYDTMITSIGLPQLCRIAGIESKFPRVRDLGVSSTHLVGLGVDGTPPEHLGKKCWMYFPEENSPFYRVTHFSHYSHNNVPDIRKTWSLMAEVSETKHKAVEKNRVVDRVIQGALRTGLINSTSSIRHVYYSRHADTYPIPTVHRDEITAPVLEFLADHGVFSRGRMGAWKYEVGNMDHSFMQGKECVDHILSGSQEQTLHYPHVVNKLK